The Podospora pseudoanserina strain CBS 124.78 chromosome 7 map unlocalized CBS124.78p_7, whole genome shotgun sequence region CCTCTACAGATGGTATGGTTGTTGGCCATCTGATGATGTGACAAGGGGACCCGTCCGTTTTCTCGGCCGTGATGGGAGGGGACTGGAAGGGCTGAAGGAAGGGGTCCCTGCCTTGGTTTGGCGGTAGTTCAGCGGAGGGGCAGGGCAGCAAGGGCACCCCCACCGAAACAGAGTGTGGGCCGAGTGCTTCAAGCGGGGGGGATCATTTTAGCGCGCAAATCCCCCGTCTCAGGCAGTTCACCTATCTCCATCAATTCCAAAGCCCGTCGGCGAGGTGTTgatcatttttttttttttggggggtaCGTACTACCTAACGGGTAATAGTCACCGTTTTCTTTTAGTGTAGTCAGGAACGAAACATCCACCTAGACCGCGGAAAACGGGCAGTATTATTCCAAAATACGCCATGCATATCCGTATCCTCATCCATTCTTCCAGCTCGACGgcagggggggagggggccttTCTTTCTCGAACCACCATCTGGAATGGGCCTTGTCCATTTTGATGGCGCTATACGGGATCTGTGCTGCAGATTTCAATAGTTTTTGTGTCGACCCTGAATTCCAGCCGCAATGAAAGAAGGcccggggatgggggtgttgctCTTCTCGCCGCAGGGCAGGTAGGATCAAAGTCagcacccctccccccgaaCGCGGTGAGATGGCACTTCACAGTGTGGTAATTCCGATCAGCTCGGCTTACCTTATGCCTTTCAGTATAGGGAGGATCGGCGCGCCTCAtcgaggggaagggggggaagggggcttATCTCCTTCACGCTTGACAATCCAACACACTGGTTTTCCCTTCTAGGTGATGAAATGAGTATTCTCACCACTTTCTTCCGCTTCGACCTCAACTTTATGTTTCCACATATGACATATCTCCAACCTTCGTCCAACTCGCAAGGTTGAGATCGATCGACTTGAGCGACGCTGCTATTGTGCTATACATGGCCCAATAGCAGGCCATACTCTCCTTGACGATACCACCTCACCAACGTAAGCTTAAGCAGACACTAtaactttttatttttatttttaattaattaaccCCCAACTTCTGCCCATTGATTCTCTCCCGCAGCAGCGAGCGCGGCCGCCGTCATGGCTGCTACTGCATCGACCGAACAACGCAGCGAGGGACGGGCCggttccttctcctcctcctcgtccgacACGGCGACGCATGTCGGGAGCAGCACCGTCTTGGCGCGACTGGGCGACGAGGAAAAGCTCACCCCGCCAGAAGACCTCGAGATTCACGAGCTGGAGCAATACGGGGACCACTTGTCCAACAGCGAAGATGATGCGCTTCTCATGGAAAAGGATCAAGATGAGCCGCCCAAGCCGCCTCAACCACCGCCAGAACCGAAGAAGAGTTCTTTCTGGTCGTCACTGATATGGATGACGGTCAACACTTTGGCTACAATCGGAATTGTAAACCCCCCCCCGCCCTTTGTCATCTTCACGAACTGACTGTTGAATAGGTCTTCACCAACAAAGCAATCTTCACCGACCCCTCCCTGAAACTAGCCCAGCTCTCCTTCGCCTCCTTCCACTTTCTCGTCACCTACCTaaccctcttcaccatctcccgCCCCCGCTTTGCGTTCTTCGTCCCCCGGCGCGCTGCCATAAaagacatcctccccctcagcatAGCCATGTCCCTCAacgtcatcctccccaacctctccctcgccttttCCTCGGTAACGTTTTACCAACTCGCCCGGATCTTGCTGACCCCCACCGTCGCCCTGATGAACTACATCCTCTACCgcgccaccctccccagacTCGCGATTTTGTCTCTAATCCCCGCCTGCGTAGGAGTAGGCATGGTCTCGTACTacgactccctccccacgagcaacaccaacatcaaaaccacctcctccctcgggGTAATTTTTGCCTTTCTCGGCATTTTTGCCTCGTCTCTCTACACCGTTTGGATCGCGTCGTACCACCGGAAGCTGCAGATGAGCTCCATGCAGCTGTTGTTCAACCAAGCACCTCTATCGGCGTTTATGCTGTTGTACGTCATCCCGTTTGTGGACACTTTCCCCGAGAGCTGGGGGGGTGTGAGCGGGAGCAAGTGGGTGTTGATCGGGATGAGCGGGTTGTATGCTAGTTTGATAAACATTAGCCAGTTTTTTATTATCGCGCAGACGGGGCCGGTGAGCAGTACGGTGGTGGGGCATGTCAAGACTTGTACTATTGTcgggttggggtgggtgacgagtgggagggggcgggggataagggggtgggaggggtggtggtggcgctgGGGGATTATTGCGTGAGTTTTCCTtgggtgaaaaggggggtgaatGTGCTGACTGGTGATAGGTACTCGATTGTgatgctcaaggagaagaagaagggtggGAAGTAAGGTCAAATGTAACATATGCCGTGTaggatggggttggtttgaGTTGGGTTGATACAAGGGTGTTGATATCTCTGGGTAGGAAATTCGGGCAAGGCGTTTACGGTAAATCAGGATTACAGATCGCAAAGAGGGGGGTCGGGCATTGGTGAGAGCAAGAGGGAAATGATGTTGGCTTACACCCTTTCAAACATCCCAATGCTTCCATACCTTGGctacaaaacaaaaaccaatAAATAGTCAAAATATCATAGTCACAAATTAATCCTAACAAATGGCCATTCATTAGTACTTGAGTATACACGAAAACCACGGGTATCAATTTCGCCTCCAGTCTACAAGTTGAAGCgcgtcctcttcttctccatcttggcctTCCACTCCCACTTGAGcgcatcctcgccctcactCCCCGCCCTGCCGATCCCCTTATCAACCCTACGAAGCTTGAGCGTCATCCTCGGGCCAATCTCCTGAAGACCAGCACGGATGCCCTGCAtaccctccatctccttgccctcTGCCGTGACGACATTCTTTTCCGTGGCTCTAGCTTCACGGAAGACATAACGATGACGGCGGAAGAAAATGTAATCGCGCTGGTTGTGCAGCGTTACGACTTGTCTGCCCTGCAACTCAGGTCTGGCTGGGAAAAGCGTGTTCATCGActtggcggcgaggagacCCAGCGGTGTCTTGAAGTTGTTGAGGAGCAGCTCGGGGTAGTGGTTGGTGGCGTTGCCGTGGCCCAACAGAGACTTTCCTGGGAGGTAGTTGCGGATGGAATAGGTGAGGGTAGGTCCTGGCGCGGCATCTTCGCTGTTGAGGTGTACGATGCTCATCTGGTGGGGACGCTTGAGGTCCTcgtggacgacgacgagagcTGTGTAACCACGGTCTGTCGCATGTTAGCATCCGATCTTACGGGAAAGAGGTAGAGAGGGAAAACATACTCTTTGCAAACTTTGCAATTTCCCTGACGCTGTACTTGTGACCCCAGCGGTGACCGCTACGCCTGATATAGGTCGagttggggaagatggcgccgatctcctcggcctccttgtgTATCGTCGCGTTGAGCGAGGTGGTGACGAGAATCTTGGGCATCGGGGGAGGTTCATCGCTAAAGAGGTGCTCGAACTGCCGCGTAAGAGAATCTGGCGTCAAATCAAGGTTTGTTGATGTCGTCGAAGGGGCAATGCTCGGTTGTCTTTGCGCCCGTTTCCTCTGCAGCTTCTCCTCGCgctcctcgtcgtcttcccCGTCGTTTTCAGAGTCGGAATCCAACATGCTGTCGGCATCGTcgtccttttcctcctcgtcatccttcATCGCGGCAtccgcctcagcagcagcggcaagcTCGGCCTGTTCCATGCGACGGCGCTTCAAAGCTGCCAGATCAACCTGTGCCCCCAAGCTATCGTCGTCGACATCGTCCCACACTCTCTTCTTGTCAATGCTCGCGGGCTGGTTCTTGGCAAGTCTTTCCTCTCTCAATTCGGggttcttggcctcctctcTTCTGCGGCGATGACGCTCTTCGTGACGGGCCTTGTTGGcgatcttcttgtcctcgatGTACATTTGCTTGCGTCTCAATTTGTTGCCCGTTTTCAGGGACAGGGAAGACCCTCCGGAGCGTGAAGACCCCATTTTGGCGATTGTTTGCGGTGGTTAGTAAATTGGTCGAAGAGGTTTTGCGATGGTGACGGCGATGGTTGATTGATAGCGATTGGGAatctccaaaaaaaaatttgGACGGCTGGCTGCAATCGATTGTTGATCCATGCGCTCCGGGGGACCCCAGCACTCACTGTTGACGGGCAGCCCACAGGGTTCTCAACGGGTCCGTGCATCGAAATCCAGAAGGCGGGACAGTGAGGGGCACATCTTCTTGGAAAATAGCGGTTAATTGAATTTCCGCTGATTCATGCCCCTCCAACCCTGAAGCCCCGGACAGTGTCTCGCCGTAGAATGCATCCACCGTGCCATGGCTGGTGTGGTGCCCTGCTGTGGCAGCCGTTTCCTGGGTTTCATCTATCGGGtctcgaaaaaaaaaaaagaggagtGCCTTAGAAAAACGGCCACCGTGACTCACTGAGAGGGGGGACGAGGCCAACACTTGCAATTGGGGGAATGAAGCCTCTTCTGTCCCTCATTCTCACCCGCCGCCTGTCTTCACCACTTGTTGCTGGCACTCCACTccactccaacaacaactatACATCTGTAGTAGCCCCTCTCCGTAGGCTTCACCGTCCAGCCTTTGCCCCGTCTACCCCGCGCCTCAAGTTCCAGATACCGCAGAccaacaaaaagaagcccGAAAAGATGTCGACAgatgccaccaccctcaaggGCCAGCCCCTCGACAGGGCCGCCCTCGACGCCATGCTGAGGCGGCGTCTCTTCTACACTCCCTCGTTCGAAATCTACGGCGGCGTCTCTGGCCTCTACGACTATGGCCCGCCGGGTTGCGCTCTTCAGGCCAATGTCATTGACCTCTGGCGCAAGCACTTTATCCTGGAGGAGGACATGCTCGAGGTGGACTGCACTGTCCTGACCCCCCACGATGTTCTCAAGACCTCCGGCCACGTCGACAAGTTTGCCGACTGGATGTGCAAGGACCCCAAGAACGGCGAGATCCTCCGTGCCGACCACTTCGTCGAGGACATCCTCGAGCAGCGACTGAAGGGCGACAAGGAGGCCCGCGGCctgaaggtggaggagaaggaagagacagacaagaagaaggcggccaagaagaagaagaacaagggcGGTGTTGAGGCCGTCAGGCTTGACGATGCCGTGGTCAAGGAGTACGAGGAGATTCTGGCTCAGATTGACAACTACAACGGTGAGCAGCTGGGcgagctgatcaagaagcACGATCTCCGGAATCCCGCGACCGGCCTCCAGCCCACGCCTCCCGtctccttcaacctcatGTTCCAGACCTCAATTGgtcccagcagcaacctcccTGGTTACCTGAGACCGGAGACGGCCCAGGGCCAGTTCCTCAACTTTGCCAAGCTCTTGGAGTTCAACACGGGCCAAATGCCGTTCGCCTCTGCCTCCATTGGCAAGTCTTACCGCAACGAAATCTCTCCCCGCGCCGGTCTCCTCCGTGTCCGCGAGTTCTTGAtggccgagattgagcaCTTTGTCGACCCGGAAGGCCACAAGAAGCACGCCCGCTTCCACGAGGTGGCCGACGTCGAGCTTGCCTTCCTCGACCGCCACACTCAGCTCTCCGGGTCAACGGTCGTCAAGAAGCAGACGATCGGTCAGGCCGTCAAGGAGGGCCTCGTCGACAACGAGACCCTCGGCTACTTCCTCGCCCgtatcctcctcttcctcaagaaGATTGGCAtcgacgagaagaagatccGCTTCCGCCAGCACATGGACAACGAGATGGCTCACTACGCCTGCGACTGCTGGGATGCTGAGCTTCACACTTCGGCCGGGTGGGTTGAGTGCGTTGGCTGTGCCGACCGCAGCGCGTACGACTTGTCCGTCCACGCCAAGAAGACTGGTGCGCCGCTTGTTGTGCGTCAGCGCCTGGAGGAGCCGATCACTATTGAGGAGTGGGATATTGCGATTGACAAGAAGAACTTTGGTCCCTTTTACAAAAAGGACGGCAAGACGATTGAGAATGCTCTCCTGGCCACCACCCAGGAGCAGCGTGGCAAGCTTGTgaagcagctggaggagaacGGCAAGGTTGTGATTGACGTGCCTGGTGTGAACGACGGCAAGGTGGAGGTTAGCAAGGACTTGCTGGCTATCAAGTGGGTGAAGCGTGTTGAGAACGTTAGGGAGTACACCCCCAACGTGATTGAGCCTTCGTTTGGTATCGGCCGTATTCTGTACTCTCTTATGGAGCACAACTACTGGACCAGAGCcagtgagggtggtgatgaggccCGTGGTGTGAGTTACCTTTTTAACAGTCCGGTCTGAGCTCGTGTAAAACTAACTCTGTAATATCAGgtcctctccttccctccGGCCGTCGCCCCGACCAAGGTCCTCATCGTgcctctctcctccaacaaggACTTTACCCCCGAGGTCCGCAAGCTCTCCCAGAAGCTCAGGTCGGCCGGCGTGTCCAGCCGGATTGACGACTCGTCTGCCAGCATTGGCAAGCGGTACAGCAGAAATGATGAGCTGGGCACTCCGTTTGGTGTCACGGTTGATTTCCAGACTCTGAAGGATGGGACGGTGACGCTGAGAGAGCGGGACAGCACACGGCAggtgagggcggaggaggacaagattATTGCGGCGATCAAGGCGCTAGTGGAGGGGACCAAGACGTGGcaggatgtggagggggagttgcCGATTTTTGAGGGGCagcaggaggttgaggttgttgtgagGTAGGGGGTGGCTGAGGAAGAAAAATCGTAAAATAGTTTAAAGGGTTTGATAGTGGGGGGCGGTCagcaagcaaagcaaagcaagcaagcagggTTAGATTAGCAGGGTGTTTTAGAGATGGCTGTTCGACACTTTGGAATCTAGATGTTGGTTCTTCTACATTGTAGTACCtgtttgctg contains the following coding sequences:
- the RPF1 gene encoding Ribosome production factor 1 (EggNog:ENOG503NYGV; COG:A), translating into MGSSRSGGSSLSLKTGNKLRRKQMYIEDKKIANKARHEERHRRRREEAKNPELREERLAKNQPASIDKKRVWDDVDDDSLGAQVDLAALKRRRMEQAELAAAAEADAAMKDDEEEKDDDADSMLDSDSENDGEDDEEREEKLQRKRAQRQPSIAPSTTSTNLDLTPDSLTRQFEHLFSDEPPPMPKILVTTSLNATIHKEAEEIGAIFPNSTYIRRSGHRWGHKYSVREIAKFAKNRGYTALVVVHEDLKRPHQMSIVHLNSEDAAPGPTLTYSIRNYLPGKSLLGHGNATNHYPELLLNNFKTPLGLLAAKSMNTLFPARPELQGRQVVTLHNQRDYIFFRRHRYVFREARATEKNVVTAEGKEMEGMQGIRAGLQEIGPRMTLKLRRVDKGIGRAGSEGEDALKWEWKAKMEKKRTRFNL
- a CDS encoding uncharacterized protein (COG:E; COG:G; EggNog:ENOG503NYFH), which translates into the protein MAATASTEQRSEGRAGSFSSSSSDTATHVGSSTVLARLGDEEKLTPPEDLEIHELEQYGDHLSNSEDDALLMEKDQDEPPKPPQPPPEPKKSSFWSSLIWMTVNTLATIGIVFTNKAIFTDPSLKLAQLSFASFHFLVTYLTLFTISRPRFAFFVPRRAAIKDILPLSIAMSLNVILPNLSLAFSSVTFYQLARILLTPTVALMNYILYRATLPRLAILSLIPACVGVGMVSYYDSLPTSNTNIKTTSSLGVIFAFLGIFASSLYTVWIASYHRKLQMSSMQLLFNQAPLSAFMLLYVIPFVDTFPESWGGVSGSKWVLIGMSGLYASLINISQFFIIAQTGPVSSTVVGHVKTCTIVGLGWVTSGRGRGIRGWEGWWWRWGIIAYSIVMLKEKKKGGK
- the GRS1 gene encoding Glycine--tRNA ligase 1, mitochondrial (EggNog:ENOG503NTZ4; COG:J); the protein is MKPLLSLILTRRLSSPLVAGTPLHSNNNYTSVVAPLRRLHRPAFAPSTPRLKFQIPQTNKKKPEKMSTDATTLKGQPLDRAALDAMLRRRLFYTPSFEIYGGVSGLYDYGPPGCALQANVIDLWRKHFILEEDMLEVDCTVLTPHDVLKTSGHVDKFADWMCKDPKNGEILRADHFVEDILEQRLKGDKEARGLKVEEKEETDKKKAAKKKKNKGGVEAVRLDDAVVKEYEEILAQIDNYNGEQLGELIKKHDLRNPATGLQPTPPVSFNLMFQTSIGPSSNLPGYLRPETAQGQFLNFAKLLEFNTGQMPFASASIGKSYRNEISPRAGLLRVREFLMAEIEHFVDPEGHKKHARFHEVADVELAFLDRHTQLSGSTVVKKQTIGQAVKEGLVDNETLGYFLARILLFLKKIGIDEKKIRFRQHMDNEMAHYACDCWDAELHTSAGWVECVGCADRSAYDLSVHAKKTGAPLVVRQRLEEPITIEEWDIAIDKKNFGPFYKKDGKTIENALLATTQEQRGKLVKQLEENGKVVIDVPGVNDGKVEVSKDLLAIKWVKRVENVREYTPNVIEPSFGIGRILYSLMEHNYWTRASEGGDEARGVLSFPPAVAPTKVLIVPLSSNKDFTPEVRKLSQKLRSAGVSSRIDDSSASIGKRYSRNDELGTPFGVTVDFQTLKDGTVTLRERDSTRQVRAEEDKIIAAIKALVEGTKTWQDVEGELPIFEGQQEVEVVVR